AATCGACGCTGAGGTGATAGACCTTCGAACGCTCGTTCCTCTTGATCTCGATACAATTGAAGAGTCGGTCCGCAAAACAGGCCGATGTGTCATTGTGCATGAGGCAACTCGCACCTGCGGATTTGGCGCAGAGCTCATGGCAACCGTGAGTGAAGAATGCCTGTATAGCCTCGAAGCACCTCCTATACGTGTCACCGGGTGGGACACACCTTATCCGCATTCTCAAGAGTGGGACTATTTCCCAAGCCCCGCTCGGGTTGCCGCAGCACTAAAGCAAGTTCTGGAGAGCTGACTATGGGCGAATTTGTTATTAAATTACCGGATATTGGCGAGGGCGTCGCAGAAGCTGAGCTCGTAGAGTGGTTGGTTGAAGAAGGCCAAGCTGTACGAGAGGATGACCCGCTGGCCGCGGTGATGACTGACAAAGCCACTGTCGAAATCCCATCTCCTGTTGAAGGCAGTATCCAATGGCTCGGCCCTGCAATTGGAGATGTGGTGGCCGTTGGGTCGCCCATCATAAAGCTTGAGATTTCAGGAGAAGGGAATATCGAACCTGGAACAGAGCTTTCAGTCGAAAAGGCTTCTGAAGAGGGTAAAGCTGACAGCGTTGAAATCGCTGAACCCCCTTCAGAACCGGTGACCAAAACGGCAAAAGCACCTGAGCTTTCAGTCGATAAAATCCAGCATCCGGTTTCAAAGAGCAATATTCCTGGTTTGCCGCGCCAACCAGGTGAGAAACCAATCGCTCCACCAGCTGTGAGAGCAAAAGCCGTTGCAGCTGGCATTGACCTACGCCGAGTGGCTGGCACCGGCCCAGCTGGGCGCATAACCCATGAGGACCTAGCTCAGTTTATAGCATCTGGGGGGGCGACGGTCGGGGCGGGCGCTGTGAGAATGGCGAACACTGATGTAAAAGACATTCGAGTGGTCGGCTTGCGCCGAGTCATTTCAGAGAAAATCTCCGCCGCTAAGTCCAAGATTCCGCACTTTTCTTATATTGAAGAAGTAGATGTCACAGCGCTTGAGGAGCTGCGCTCACAACTCAATCGTGACCGACGCGAAGATCAGACCAAGCTCACATTGCTACCATTCCTCATGCGCGCGATGGTGAAAGCAATCGCCGAGATCCCTCAAATGAATTCTGTTTTCGATGACGATGCTGGAATTGTGCACGAATACGGCGGCGTGCATATCGGGATCGCGACGCAAACCGACACTGGATTGGTTGTGCCTGTCGTTCGACACGCAGAAGCCTTGAGTATATGGCAATGCGCGAGTGAAGTCTCGCGTGTCTCGTCCGCCGCGCGTGACGGCAGCGCCAAGCGAGATGAACTTTCAGGGTCCTCCATAACGATCACATCCCTTGGGGCACTCGGGGGAGTGGCGACAACGCCAGTCATCAACCGCCCAGAGGTTTCGATTATCGGTGTCAACAAAATGCGGGTGGCTCCAGTTTGGGATGGAACAGAGTTTCGCCCCCGAAAGATTATGAATCTGTCTTCGAGTTTTGACCATCGGATTATTGATGGTTGGGATGCGGCTTTGTTCATTCAGAAGATTAAATTGCTTCTTGAAAATCCCGCCATGATTTTCGTCGAGGATTAGAAAATGAAAGACCTTAGTTGCAAGCTGTTGGTAATTGGCGCAGGTCCAGGAGGCTACGTATGTGCTATTCGTGCCGGACAATTGGGTGTCGACACCATCATCGTCGAGAAGCAGGCGGCGGGCGGCACCTGTTTGAACGTCGGGTGCATCCCCTCCAAAGCGATGATTCATGCAGGAGAGGTGTTTCACCAAGCCACCGTCAACCAAACAGGCTCAGAAATCGGTATCAAAGCTGGAAAACCCAAGATCCAACTCAAAAAAACCGTTGCCTGGAAAGATGGGATTGTAACTCGTCTTACGGGCGGAGTTTCTGCGCTTCTCAAAAAGAACAAGGTGCGTCGTCTCGATGGTGAAGCGTCACTTGTAGATGGAAAGACTGTGGATGTCGAAACTGCAGAAGGCACGATCAGAGTTACGGCCGAAAACGTAGTGATCGCAACGGGATCTGTCCCGGTTGAACTTGCATCGCTTCCTTTTGGAGAAAACACGATCTCCTCAACTGAAGCGTTAAGCTTGAGCGCGGTACCCGAGAAGCTCGCCGTTATTGGTGGCGGCTATATTGGTCTCGAACTGGGCACAGCCTACGCCAAACTAGGTAGCGAGGTTACAATTGTTGAAGCAGAATCCCGTATTTTAGCTCAGTACGATGCAGAACTTACTAAACCGGTGGCTAAACGTCTTGATGCGCTCGGGATGAGTGTGCGCTTAGACTCGCTTGCTGTCGGTCTAAATGGCGATCAAGACGCACTTATCATCGAAACGAAGAGCGGCGACAAAGAGGAGTTGCTGGTCGATAAAGTACTGGTAACCGTTGGACGAAAACCCCTAACCGAGGGTTGGGGTAGGGAAAACGTGTTTCTCGAAATGGATGGTCCATTCTTGAAAATCGATGATCAGTGCCAAACAAGTATGGCCAATGTCTACGCGATCGGGGACGTCACTGGAGAACCAATGTTGGCTCATCGAGCCATGGCACAAGGGGAGATGGTTGCAGAAATCGTTGCTGGACATAATCTAAAATGGGATAAGCGCGTTATTCCGGCAATCTGTTTCACAGATCCAGAGGTTTTGTGCGCCGGTCTTTCACCAAATGAGGCTAAGGACCAAGGCTTCGAAATCGAAACAGCGATGTTTCCTTTCGCGGCAAATGGGCGTGCTATGACTGTCGAGCACGATGAGGGGTTCGTGAGGGTTGTCGCGCGAAAAGACAATCACCTCATCCTGGGGCTGCAAGCTGTTGGACATGGTGTATCGGAGCTCGCATCGGGTTTTGCGTTAGCAATAGAAATGGGCGCGTGTTTAGAAGATATCGCAGGGACTGTGCATGCTCATCCATCATTAGGAGAGGCCGTTCAAGAAAGCACCATGCGTTCGTTGGGACGTGCTTTACACATTTGAGTGCACTAATATGTCGCTTAGCTAGCGCGCAACAGATTCGTGTGGACACCAAAGAGTAGATCTCGAAAGTGTTGCATCATGCCTGTTTAGTGCCGGCTGAGTTGGGCAGCGCAAACAAACCTTTTTCAGCTCGAACACATTCAGAGATGTACGCGTTCACAGTTTGAATACGCCGAATATTTCGCGAGTCAGCATGCCCAATCAGCCAAAACTCACGGGTTAATCGAACCTGGTTAGGAAGAACCTGCCTTAGGGTCTCATATTGTGACGCGATGAAGTTTGGTAGAATACAAAGTCCGGCATCTCTTAAAGTAGCTGCAAGTTGCGCAACTAAATTATTGCTGCCCAGCGCAGTCTTTACCCCAGCATGAACATCATGCGCATAGTCTAATTCCGGCGCATATAACAGATCATCAATATAACCAACGAAGCGATGGTTTGAGAGATCGCGTTCTGTCTTTATCGGTGCAGAATTGTCCACGTAATCTCGTGATGCGAACAGACCTAACTCAAAATCAGTGAGCTTCTTCGCGACCAATCTGCCGCCTTCTGGACGACTGAGGACGATCGCCAAATCTGCTTCTCGCTTGGATAAGCTGACCAAGTTCGGGCTCGCAATAAGCTCAACGTTCAAATCAGGGTGCTTTTCCAGTAATCCCGTAAATCTGGGGGCCAGAAAGTAGCTTCCAAAACCCTCCGGAGCGGCAATTCGCACTGTTCCGGAAACGCTAAGATCATCGCCGCTGACTTGATCGATTGTTTGTAGTGCCAGCGCTTCCATGCCTTCAACCATCGTCAGAATAGAGCTGCCTTGTTCCGTTAGTTCATACCCTTGCGGAGATCTTGTGAACAAAGTGGCGTTTAAAGACTGCTCCAGGGCGGTTATGCGGCGCGCAACAGTTGTATGGTCTGTCTTCAATTGCTTGGCCGCTGCAACAAGTCGTCCTGAACGTGCGACGCTTAGAAATGCACGTAGATGATCCCAATTGAAATTAGACACCTGTGGATTATTGCACACCCGATCCGCCATATTTCACCTACTCTTCTAGGTTTAGTTCTGAGATATTCGCTTCAACGAAATTAGTTTTCAACCAATAATCGGAATGGTGAACAAAATGGCGTTTGATGCATTCTACAAAAACGAAGCGGCGGAAGTGGAAAAATCACAGTCAACGACCGAGCTTTTCGAAAATCTTGAAAAACCAGAGGCAGGTTGGGCGAAACACAATCCGGACGCCGCCTTGGCATACATTTATGTCACGCACCTAGATGATGGTATGGTCGATGAGATTCTGGCGGCAGCCTAACCGGTCAAATCGATAAGAGAATTGAATAGGGAGGCTGCGAAATGGCCCAGGCAGAGCAGAACACACAAATCACGCCTTTTTCAAAACTGAATTTGCAGGCAAGTTCAGATGCGTGGCAGCGCTTGGGGGCATCCATGGTGGCGCTGGCGATGGCAAACGCAAATCGGGCCCAGTCTAAACAAGCGCCGCTACCTTTTGACCAAGCGAAACTTTTCAGAGCAGCATCAGATGTTGTCCGCGGCGCGTGGAGCGCACCTGTGAATGTGATGAAATTCCAAGCGCAAGCAGCGAAGTCATGGACCGAGTTCTCGCTTGATGTCACCCGTCAGATGTTCGGCGGTAAAAGCCAACTAGATCTAAAGCCCGCTAAAACCGATCGCCGCTTTCGTGATTCAGAGTGGGATGAAAACCTCTACTTCAAAACGATAAAAGACAGCTACTTGCTCGCATCTCAGCAAATGATCGAGCTCGCAAATGAAGTTCTATCTTTAGATGAAGTCGCGCGTACGCGCCTGGATTTTTTGGTGCGACAGTACCTTAACGCAGTGGCACCCACGAACTTTGCGTTTTCTAACCCCGAAGTCATGAGAAAATCAGTTGAAGAGGGCGGCGCAAATCTGATTGGGGGGCTCGCCAATATGATTTCCGATTTGGCCTCCGATGACGCTTGGATTCGACGCGAGGCTGAAGACCACTTTATTCTTGGCGAAGATATAGCTGCCACTGAAGGCGCGGTTGTTTATCAAAATGACATCATGCAACTGATCCAATACGCGCCGTCTACTAAACAGGTTTATAAACGGCCGCTTCTTTATGTTCCGCCATTGGTCAACAAGTATTATCTGCTCGACCTCAAGCCTGCTTCCAGCCTATTCAAATGGCTGGTTGATCAAGGTCACACGGTTTTCACGATCTCATGGGTGAACCCTGAAAAAGTACACCGAGACTTCGATTTCGGCGATTACGTCGTCGATGGTGTCGTAGAAGCGCTTGATGTGGTTCGCGAGATAACCGGTGAGCCAAAGACCGATCTTTTCTCCTTCTGTATGGGGGGAGCGATCGCAGCCGGAGCGCTAGGCTACCTACAGGCCAAAGGCAAAAGCAAGCATGTCTCGTCAGCGACACTGATGGCGACCTTGGTCGATAATAGTCAGCTTGGAGAGTGGGGTACGTTTGCCACCAAAGAACAGGTTGAAGCTTTCAATCATCACGTTGAGCATGAGGGTTTAATCAGCGGCTCGGAATTGAAAAAGCTCTTTAGCGTCGTCAGAGCGAACGATTTGATTTGGTCCTCAGTTCTTGACCACTATTTGCTTGATCGTAAAGCCCCAGCGTCAGACCTTCTGCAATGGTTCAATGATGGATCAAACATCCCAGCCCGGTTCTCTCGGACATGGTCGCGTGATGTGCTCGCCGACAATAAACTTGCAAAGGCGGGCGGCCTAAAAGTGCGCGGCGTTCCGATTGACCTCAAAAAAGTGAAAACCCCGATCTTCAATCTTGCGCTACATGATGATCACGTAGCAGGGTGGCAGGCCGTGTTCGAAACACAAAACGCTTTTGGCGGGGTTGTCGATTTCGTCTTGGGCGGGTCTGGCCACAATGCTGGGATCGTAAATCCGCCATCGCGTAACAAGCATGGGTATTGGTTGAACTCGGATAAGGCGCTTACCGCGGAAGATTGGTTTGTTGATGCTGAGCGATTTGAAGGGTCGTGGTGGCCTGTTTGGCAAGAATGGTTGACCAGCGGAAAACGCGCTCAAGAGCAAACCCAAGCCCGCACTCCGGGAAATGACAAGTTCAAAGTGATTGAAGCGGCACCGGGCTCATTCGTCCGCAGATAGTTGGACGAGGCTTGGGGTGGGCGATTTTGCACATCCGTTTGGTGATAATTGGGCTACGGTCGACGGGGGGCTCGTCTTACGCTACAAAACATACAGGAGTGTACTATGCGTGAGATTCATCATTTCATAAACGGCCAAACTGTTTCTGGTGGCTCGGGGCAAACCGCTCAGGTCTTCAACCCGAATACCGGCGAAGTTCAAGCTCAAGTTGCGCTGGCAACAGTAGACGAACTTGGCACGGCCGTTGCCGCGGCGGAGGCGGCATTTCCATCCTGGTCAGCAACGAACCCGCAGCGACGCGCACGGGTCATGTTTGAGTTCAAGCGCTTGCTTGAGGCACACATGGACGAACTCGCAGAGCTGCTATCGTCTGAACATGGTAAAGTGATCGCTGATAGTCGAGGCGACGTTCAGCGTGGGCTGGAAGTGGTGGAATATGCGTGCGGCATGCCGCAAGTGCAAAAGGGTGAGTATACCGAAGGCGCCGGGCCGGGGATTGATGTCTATTCCATGCGTCAGCCACTTGGAGTGTGCGCCGGAATAACGCCGTTTAATTTCCCAGCCATGATCCCGATGTGGATGTTTGCAATGGCAATTTCTGCTGGCAATACATTTGTGCTGAAACCTTCTGAGAAAGATCCGTCGGTACCGATGCGGCTAGCCGAGCTCTTTTTGGAGGCAGGCGCACCTGCTGGGGTTCTAAACGTCGTCAATGGCGACAAAGTCGCGGTTGATGCGATTCTCGATCACCCAAGCATCAAAGCCGTCAGCTTCGTCGGTTCGTCAAGCATTGCACAGTACATTTACAGCCGCGGCACCGCTAATGGTAAACGCGTCCAAGCTATGGGCGGCGCTAAGAACCACGGCATTATCTTGCCAGACGCAAATATGGACCAAGCGGTCAAAGACATTGTCGGGGCAGCGTATGGTTCGGCGGGGGAGCGCTGTATGGCCCTTCCTGTGGTTGTGCCGGTAGGAAATGACACCGCGAACGAATTTATTGATCGCATCAGCGCCGAAATTGAAAAGCTAAAAGTCGGCATCTCTACTGATGCCGAAGCACACTATGGCCCTGTTGTGACAGCCGCGCACAAAGCCACGGTGGAAGAGTATATCCGGATCGGCGCCGAAGAAGATAACGCAGACCTTTTGATCGACGGTCGCGGCTTCGAGCTGCAAGGCTACGAGAACGGCTTTTTCGTCGGTCCCACTCTGTTCGACAATGTGAAGCCTGGCATGAAGACCTATGAAGAAGAAATCTTCGGACCAGTTCTGCAGGTTGTGCGCGCAGATAGTCTCGAAGAGGCGGCAGCATTGCCAAGCAATCACCAATACGGAAATGGCGTTGCAATCTTCACCCAGAATGGCCGCGCCGCCAGAGATTTCGCAGCCTCTGTCAATGTTGGGATGGTCGGGGTCAATGTGCCGATCCCTGTACCCGTCAGCTATCACACATTTGGTGGTTGGAAGCGTTCTGCGTTTGGCGACACCAATCAGTATGGCACAGAAGGCACGCGGTTCTGGACAAAGATAAAGACCGTAACCCAGCGTTGGCCGGAAGGCGATGTTGGCGATCAAGCGTTCATTATTCCAACGATGCAGTGATGGAGAGCGCAATGTCGGGCTATAAAACCATCATTATCGAACAGAATGAACGCGTCGCGACGATAAAGATCAATCGTCCCAAATCACTAAATGCTCTCAATACGGCTGTTATGCTTGAGATCGCAGACGCTATTCATGCGATTGACCGCGACCCTTCCGTTGCGGCGACGATCCTGACCGGTGAAGGACGGGCCTTTGCCGCAGGCGCAGATATATCCGAAATGCAACCCAAATCCTTTAGTGGGATGTACCTAGAGGACTATTTTGCAGGATGGGATCAAGTCGCGTCGGCAAGAAAACCGATCATCGCCGCGGTAAATGGCTTCGCACTCGGTGGTGGCTGCGAGCTCGCCATGATGTGCGATCTGATCATCGCCTCTGATAAGGCAAAATTTGGCCAACCCGAAATCAAACTGGGGGTCACACCAGGCATGGGCGGCTCCGTTCGCCTTACCAATGCAATTGGAAAAGCAAGAGCTATGGACCTCGTGCTGACCGGACGAATGATCGATAGCGAAGAAGCAGACCGGATCGGTCTTGTTAGCCGGGTCGTCCCGCACGACGAACTCATGGAAACTGCCGAGACAGTCGCAAAAGAGATTGCAGCTTATTCCTTGCCATCCATCATCGCTGCAAAAGAAATGGTGAACAGATCGTTGGAGCTATCCACAAACGAGGGAGTCCGGTTTGAGCGCCGCCTCTTCATGGGACTTTTTGGAACCAAGGATCAAAAAGAAGGCATGAGCGCGTTCGTCGAAAAGCGATCCCCAAGTTTCACGGATGAATAAAGTGAATTCTCCTTCTCGCGTACCGCCTCCGGAGCGCGGGTTTAACTCGGCGTTCAGAGCTCCCTAGTCTGAACGCCGTTTTTTTATAGGAAGCTGTTATGCGACTGAGTGAAGAACAAAATATGATCGCTGATATGGCGGAAGCGTTCTCCAGAGAACAGCTTCGTCCTAATGCCGAGCGCTGGGATCGCGAGAAGACAATGGATCGCGCTGTCCTTCGGCAATTAGCAGAATTGGGTTTTGGCGGAGTGTATTGCACTGAACAGCATGGCGGGAGTGGTCTTGGCCGTTTAGACGCTGTTCTGATCTTTGAACAACTCGCCAAGGGATGCGTGAGCCATGCGTCATTCTTGTCGATCCATAATATGGCCACATGGATGGTCGACCGGTTCGCAGACGATGATCTTCGCTCGAAGTTTGTCCCAAAGCTGACTTCAGCCGAAATGATTATATCCTACTGCCTTACCGAGCCTGGCGCAGGGTCTGATGCAGCGAGTTTGAAAACGTCTGCAAAACTGGACGGCGATCACTATGTCCTCAACGGCGCGAAGGCATTTATCTCTGGCGGCGGGTTCTCTGATGCCTATTTGGTTATGGCGCGTACATCCGAAAACGGTGCCAAAGGCGTTTCTGCATTCCTCGTCGAAAATGGAACGCCGGGGCTGTCATTCGGCAAGAATGAAGAAAAAATGGGTTGGCGCGCTCAGCCCACCGCGATCGTGAACTTTGATGATTGCCGTGTTCCGAGCAGTCAGAGAATTGGGCCTGAGGGGGAAGGCTTTAAATATGCGATGGCCGGTCTGGATGGCGGGCGGTTGAATATTGCCGCATGTTCCCTCGGCGGCGCGCAGGACGCGTTAGACAGGGCCCTGGATTATGCGCAAGAGCGTAAACAATTTGGACGGGCTATCTCCGATTTTCAAGCTACGCAGTTTAAACTCGCTGATATGGAAATTGATCTGCAGGCTTCTCGCTCGCTGCTTTACAATGCCGCTGACATTCTCGACCAGAAACTTCCAACCGCCACACGGATTTGCGCTTCAGCAAAACGGTTCGTCACAGATACGGCATTCAAAGTTGCCAATGATGCGCTCCAAATCCATGGAGGTTATGGATACCTCTCCGATTATGAAGTTGAGCGAATTGTACGCGACTTACGAGTTCATCAGATTCTCGAAGGCACCAATGAAATTATGCGTGTGATCGTCGCGCGAGAGCTCCTTTCGCAATGAGTATTCTACTCGAACCTATCGTGCGCGTGCGTAAGCAGGGGCGAGCAGGGATCATCACCCTAAATCGCCCGAAAGCTCTTCATGCGTTGACCACAGAAATGTGTGAGATCATGGTTGAGGCCCTTGATCGTTGGCGTCACGACTCGCAAGTCGAGTTGGTTTTGGTCGAGGCGGATCCGGCGACAAAAGGCTTCTGCGCTGGCGGCGACATTAAGATGCTCGCTGAATCTGGCGCGGGCACTGGGCAAGAGGCGCGAAAGTTCTTCGAGACCGAGTATAGACTTAACGCTCTGATACAATGCTACCCGAAACCGTACGTGGCGCTGATGGATGGTGTCACGATGGGGGGAGGGGTCGGAATTTCGGTGCATGGTTCGCATCGTATTGCGACTGAGCGAACTGTGTTTGCGATGCCGGAGACAGGTATCGGTCTGTTTCCAGATGTCGGTGCGACTTGGTTTTTGCCGCGTTTGGAAGGAGAGCTTGGACTCTGGTTGGGGCTCACCGGAGAGCGGTTGAAGGGAAAAGATGTGCTCGCGGTTGGTATCGCCACGCAATTCGTCGCTTCAAACCAACTCGATGAACTCAAGCAAAACTTGATCAAGAACGGACTTAGCGCCTTATCTCAGTGCGAATGCGATGCTGAGTTTAGCTTGGCGCATAAAGTTGAGGAGTTAAACCGTTGCTTTCAAATGAAATCTGTACGCGGAATTGTAAATCAACTTTCACGAGGATCTCCGTGGGCGCAATCCCAAGCTCGCAAAATCAACGCTAAGTCTCCACTGTCGCTGTGCATAACCTACAAACAACTCCGCATTGGACGCTATCTCGATGCATTTCAAGCGGCGATGATGCTGGAGTATCGCATCGCGACCCGCCTCATTTCGTCTCATGATTTTCGGGAAGGCGTCCGAGCTGTCGTCGTCGACAAAGATCATTTGCCGAATTGGCGCCCAGCTCATTTGTTTCGCGTATCGAGTGAGTTTGTCGACTCCTACTTTAGCCCCTTGGGCGACAGCGAACTCAACTTTCAAAATATGGACCTATCATGAAGATTGCATTTGTAGGCTTAGGAAACATGGGCTCAGGAATGTGCCTAAACCTCATCAAGGCTGGTTTCGATGTCACCGCATATGATTTGAACGCTGACTCTATGGCGGCGATCGCTTCGCGGGGCGGTACAACTGCCAATAGCCTGGAGGAATGTGCGACCGGGGCCCATACGGTCGTGACAATGCTTCCCGCCGGCCGTCACGTTCTAGATGTCTATTTTGGCGAGAACGGAATCGCAAAGACCCTGAACAAAAGCGCACTCTTAATCGACTGCTCTACAATCGCCGTGGAGGATGCTCGTCATGCCTCTTCTCTGGCAGCCGAGCGAGGGCTGGCTATGGTCGACGCCCCCGTATCCGGAGGCGTCGCAGCTGCCAATGCAGGGTCTTTGACATTTATGGTCGGCGGCGCTGAAGGGGCTTATGATCGCGCGCGCCCCATTCTTGAGGCAATGGGGAAGAATATCGTGTTCGCGGGCGCCTCCGGGAATGGGCAAGTTGCAAAAATTGCGAATAATATGCTGCTGGGGGTCTCTATGATTGCGACCAGCGAAGCTTTCAATTTAGCCGAGAGATTAGGTTTAGATGCTCAAACCTTTTTCGACATTGCATCGAAAGCATCGGGACAAAATTGGTCGATGACGTCTTACTGCCCGGCGCCGGGACCCGTTCCAACGGCCCCTTCAAACCATGATTATAAGCCTGGCTTCGCCGTGGATATGATGCTGAAGGACTTGAACCTCGCGAGTGAAGCAGCTGCCTCTTGCGATGCGCCCATCACCTTCGGAAACTTGGCGCAAAATGTATACCAGTCTCTTTCCTCTGATGGCTTTGGCGATTTGGATTTTTCGGGTGTGATGAGGCGGATTGAGAAGGAAATTTAATCCCCGTACCAATCACGATCTCAAGTAACTTTGAGGCTCATCTGCACATTACGGAGGGCAGATAAACTTTGAATATATGGTTAGCAATCCCGTGGTGACCGCCAATCCAACAACTGATCTTCGAAGGGTTACACTGATGCGGGCACAAGCTGCATCGCTGATCAGGGCATTGTGATCACGAGAGGGGTCTAGGCCATTTCGAGTTGCATCAGATGCTTTTGGTGATCGTTATATTTTGGCAATTTCAGTTCGAGCTCATCAAGCGGCATAAAATACTCTGACACGACATCGTGTGTCGCCGTCACGAAGGTGCCGGGCCTCCAATTTGGGCAGTAGTCCATTTCGATAAGAGCCGCCCGAACGCCTTCTCGAAAGTTTTCAGTGCGAGCCAGACGCGATGCGATGCGATATTCAAGTTTTGCAATACCTTCTAGCGAATCCAAGAATTCCGCTGTCCGAATTTGCCTGAGCGCTATTTTTAAAGATAGCGGGGATTTTGCAACCACTCTCGTCGCTTGCGATTTTGCCCAGTCGCTGCCATTCAATAAACGGTCTTTGATTTCCTTCGCGCTGTCGCCTGAAAAAAGTTCTTTGATTTCGCGGGCTTTCGGATGCTCGCGTGGTTCAAGCGTCGCGCAGCATCGATCCAGCGCAGCGATGCCACACGTCCTGAGTTCAGTTCGAAGGACGTTTAGCTCATGCGAAGCGCAATAGTGAGTTGCAAGACCGATATCGAAAGCTTCTCTGCCAGTTATCCTGCTGCCCGTAAAAGCCAACCACGTTCCGATCTGGCTCGGAAGCCCAGACAAAACCCGACTCGTTCCCGCCGTCGGGGCAAACCCCAATCCCGTATCGGGAAGATAAACAATGGTTTTTTCGGTAGCGACTCGAAAATGAGTGCCCGTGACTATCCCGACTCCCGAGCTTCTAGTCACGCCGTCCATGAGACTCACGATGGGTTTTGGGTAGCTTGAGATAAAAAGATAAAGCTCAAACATCGCCTTTAGCGTTCTGTTGATGTGGTTCGCCGCCCTGATATTGGTCAACGCCAGCGCCCGAAAGTCTATCCCCGCGAATATACCGAGATTGCTTTCGAACTGATCCAACAATACCAACTCGACTTCATCATCGTGTATCCAAGCGCTCAAGCCGGTGATGAATTCTTCGCAAATTTTGGGCGTGAGCCAATTGTTTCGGGCGTTACGATTTGCGGTAATAGAGCCGACGCCATTGTCTTTAATGAAAATGCAGTTCTGCAACGGTTTCTCCAGCGAAAGGCCGCACGATACGCTTTCTCTATATGAACGCCGTATTATCACTGAACAAACGTTCAGTGTCAATTTTGTTTCCGAAAAGGGAGCGGCATATCGGGGGTTTGTATCACGCTCGTTCGGGCAGACTGAGGGAAAAGACGCAATGCCCTGTAAAGTCTATCATTAAAATGAGCTATCGGATCCGTATTCTGTTATAAACCTCAGCGCAGAGGTCGAATAAATTCACTTGCAGATCAATGTTGCCTTTTTGGGGGATTGCACGATTGTGCAGTGGTGATTAATCCGAACGTTTTAGCCGGCTGGTAATGGAGCAACAATGGACTTGGGATCAAGGCAAAATCAGTTCGACTTGCGCGGCCTCCATGTGCTTGTCACGGGGGCTTCGGATGGGCTCGGTGCTGAGATTAGTAGGGCAATTGCGCGGTCTGGAGGAAAAGTATCGCTCGCTGCCCGGCGATTGGAGAAATTGAATGAATTGCAAATGCAAATCGCCGACGAGGGAGGTCATGCGTTTGCCACATTAATGGATGTTGAAGACGAAAAATCAGTATCGGCGGCTTTCGATTCCGCTGAGCAACAATTTGGTCGAATTGATGGGCTTGTCGCCAACGCAGGAATTAGCTTTGAAAGCCCAGTTTTAGATCAAAGTTTAGAGCAATTTGATCAAACAGTCTCGGTAAACCTTCGGGGTGTTTTCTTGACGGTGCGAGAGGCCGGCCAAAGAATGTTGAGCACTGAGAACGATAGTCCAGGACACGGCAAAATCGTCATCAACGCATCTTATACAGCGCACAAAGTTAGCTCAAATTTGAGTGCCTATTCGGCGTCTAAAGCCGGAGCTGTGCAGTTTGGTCGAGTAGCCGCGCGGGAATGGGCTAAAAATGGGATTAACGTAAACATGCTCTGTCCCGGTTACCTCTCTACGCCAATGACCTCAGAATTTTTCGCGTC
This DNA window, taken from Hyphomonas sp. Mor2, encodes the following:
- a CDS encoding CoA-acylating methylmalonate-semialdehyde dehydrogenase, which encodes MREIHHFINGQTVSGGSGQTAQVFNPNTGEVQAQVALATVDELGTAVAAAEAAFPSWSATNPQRRARVMFEFKRLLEAHMDELAELLSSEHGKVIADSRGDVQRGLEVVEYACGMPQVQKGEYTEGAGPGIDVYSMRQPLGVCAGITPFNFPAMIPMWMFAMAISAGNTFVLKPSEKDPSVPMRLAELFLEAGAPAGVLNVVNGDKVAVDAILDHPSIKAVSFVGSSSIAQYIYSRGTANGKRVQAMGGAKNHGIILPDANMDQAVKDIVGAAYGSAGERCMALPVVVPVGNDTANEFIDRISAEIEKLKVGISTDAEAHYGPVVTAAHKATVEEYIRIGAEEDNADLLIDGRGFELQGYENGFFVGPTLFDNVKPGMKTYEEEIFGPVLQVVRADSLEEAAALPSNHQYGNGVAIFTQNGRAARDFAASVNVGMVGVNVPIPVPVSYHTFGGWKRSAFGDTNQYGTEGTRFWTKIKTVTQRWPEGDVGDQAFIIPTMQ
- a CDS encoding enoyl-CoA hydratase-related protein; this encodes MSGYKTIIIEQNERVATIKINRPKSLNALNTAVMLEIADAIHAIDRDPSVAATILTGEGRAFAAGADISEMQPKSFSGMYLEDYFAGWDQVASARKPIIAAVNGFALGGGCELAMMCDLIIASDKAKFGQPEIKLGVTPGMGGSVRLTNAIGKARAMDLVLTGRMIDSEEADRIGLVSRVVPHDELMETAETVAKEIAAYSLPSIIAAKEMVNRSLELSTNEGVRFERRLFMGLFGTKDQKEGMSAFVEKRSPSFTDE
- a CDS encoding acyl-CoA dehydrogenase family protein, which produces MRLSEEQNMIADMAEAFSREQLRPNAERWDREKTMDRAVLRQLAELGFGGVYCTEQHGGSGLGRLDAVLIFEQLAKGCVSHASFLSIHNMATWMVDRFADDDLRSKFVPKLTSAEMIISYCLTEPGAGSDAASLKTSAKLDGDHYVLNGAKAFISGGGFSDAYLVMARTSENGAKGVSAFLVENGTPGLSFGKNEEKMGWRAQPTAIVNFDDCRVPSSQRIGPEGEGFKYAMAGLDGGRLNIAACSLGGAQDALDRALDYAQERKQFGRAISDFQATQFKLADMEIDLQASRSLLYNAADILDQKLPTATRICASAKRFVTDTAFKVANDALQIHGGYGYLSDYEVERIVRDLRVHQILEGTNEIMRVIVARELLSQ
- a CDS encoding enoyl-CoA hydratase/isomerase family protein, translating into MSILLEPIVRVRKQGRAGIITLNRPKALHALTTEMCEIMVEALDRWRHDSQVELVLVEADPATKGFCAGGDIKMLAESGAGTGQEARKFFETEYRLNALIQCYPKPYVALMDGVTMGGGVGISVHGSHRIATERTVFAMPETGIGLFPDVGATWFLPRLEGELGLWLGLTGERLKGKDVLAVGIATQFVASNQLDELKQNLIKNGLSALSQCECDAEFSLAHKVEELNRCFQMKSVRGIVNQLSRGSPWAQSQARKINAKSPLSLCITYKQLRIGRYLDAFQAAMMLEYRIATRLISSHDFREGVRAVVVDKDHLPNWRPAHLFRVSSEFVDSYFSPLGDSELNFQNMDLS
- the mmsB gene encoding 3-hydroxyisobutyrate dehydrogenase — translated: MKIAFVGLGNMGSGMCLNLIKAGFDVTAYDLNADSMAAIASRGGTTANSLEECATGAHTVVTMLPAGRHVLDVYFGENGIAKTLNKSALLIDCSTIAVEDARHASSLAAERGLAMVDAPVSGGVAAANAGSLTFMVGGAEGAYDRARPILEAMGKNIVFAGASGNGQVAKIANNMLLGVSMIATSEAFNLAERLGLDAQTFFDIASKASGQNWSMTSYCPAPGPVPTAPSNHDYKPGFAVDMMLKDLNLASEAAASCDAPITFGNLAQNVYQSLSSDGFGDLDFSGVMRRIEKEI